In the genome of Marispirochaeta sp., one region contains:
- a CDS encoding zinc ribbon domain-containing protein, with protein sequence MSKSVMEHEKPIKTARFFCENCGRAVPFDASMCPHCGKSFDAVKCPVCNYTGMPGEFLQGCPECGYLTPEQKEERAAALSQRAKNGIPALQNHRGRKKQRKDSRRSGHSSHDEVLFADYTAPEKKIIQSVIYFLILVLLAGTLAAMALILLF encoded by the coding sequence ATGAGCAAAAGTGTTATGGAGCATGAAAAGCCGATAAAAACTGCCCGTTTTTTCTGTGAAAACTGTGGCAGAGCCGTTCCTTTTGATGCCAGTATGTGCCCCCACTGCGGAAAAAGCTTTGATGCTGTCAAGTGTCCTGTTTGCAATTATACGGGTATGCCGGGGGAGTTTCTCCAGGGCTGTCCTGAATGTGGTTATCTTACCCCTGAGCAGAAAGAGGAGAGGGCTGCGGCGCTTTCTCAACGCGCGAAGAACGGAATTCCGGCACTGCAGAACCACCGTGGACGGAAAAAACAGCGGAAGGATTCAAGGCGTTCCGGACATAGCAGCCACGATGAGGTCCTTTTCGCAGATTATACGGCACCGGAAAAAAAGATCATCCAATCTGTTATCTATTTTCTTATCCTGGTCCTGCTTGCCGGTACCCTGGCGGCGATGGCTCTCATCCTCTTGTTCTAG
- the sfsA gene encoding DNA/RNA nuclease SfsA yields MKSTGGRLGSFLNKLQLFRPSLRGVFLSRPNRFTVIAETDKGTIRAHCPNPGRMRELLTPGRECLFEHHPDKPRKTAYSLAAVVYNGRIVPLFSAGANKIAHHLLLPKFFPDAIEVIPEFSLGKSRFDFMIKSPGKHTLVEVKSCSLVEEETAMFPDAPTIRGTRHIRELAAAAETGSYSSMVLFVIVNHSARRLVPDIHTDPDFSTAVLESRDSIDFRAVSIDCTPDGNVSIADPEIPIDTGPCSAAQEDSGVYLLSIELKSRRRIETGALGKIDFEEGTWLYVGSARKNLSRRMARHLRRRKKLHWHIDYLLQEADSCEAFPVRSIKNDLECRLARDVGDIAESRIHGFGSSDCRCESHLFRLGKTGDKSFLPLLLHYRHSVAL; encoded by the coding sequence ATGAAATCTACCGGCGGGAGATTAGGGAGCTTTTTGAATAAACTGCAGTTATTCCGCCCCTCGCTGAGGGGCGTATTTTTGAGCCGCCCTAACCGCTTTACAGTTATTGCCGAAACAGACAAAGGTACAATACGTGCTCATTGCCCAAATCCAGGCAGAATGCGGGAACTCCTTACCCCCGGCAGAGAGTGTCTCTTTGAACATCATCCGGATAAACCGAGAAAAACTGCTTACTCCCTGGCTGCGGTTGTCTATAATGGCAGGATTGTACCCCTTTTCTCCGCCGGGGCAAACAAAATCGCTCACCACCTGCTGCTGCCGAAGTTTTTTCCCGATGCAATTGAGGTAATTCCTGAGTTCAGCCTGGGAAAAAGCCGTTTTGATTTTATGATTAAGTCTCCCGGAAAGCATACACTGGTGGAGGTAAAATCCTGTAGTCTGGTAGAAGAGGAAACGGCGATGTTTCCTGATGCCCCGACAATCCGCGGGACCCGCCATATACGGGAACTCGCCGCAGCAGCGGAGACGGGGTCGTATTCTTCCATGGTGCTGTTTGTTATCGTAAATCACTCTGCCCGCCGGCTGGTTCCGGATATCCATACCGATCCGGATTTTTCTACGGCGGTGCTCGAATCCCGGGACAGTATCGATTTCAGGGCCGTCTCAATAGACTGCACTCCCGATGGAAATGTGAGTATTGCGGATCCCGAAATCCCGATCGATACAGGCCCCTGTTCGGCAGCACAGGAAGATTCGGGAGTGTATCTCCTCTCTATCGAACTTAAAAGCCGGCGCAGGATCGAAACAGGGGCACTGGGAAAAATCGATTTTGAGGAAGGGACCTGGCTGTATGTCGGATCCGCCAGGAAGAACCTTAGCCGGAGAATGGCACGTCATCTGCGGCGCAGAAAAAAACTGCACTGGCATATCGATTACCTGTTACAGGAGGCTGATTCCTGTGAGGCCTTTCCTGTACGCAGTATAAAAAACGACCTTGAATGCCGGCTTGCCAGGGATGTGGGAGATATCGCGGAAAGCAGGATACATGGTTTCGGCAGTTCGGATTGCCGCTGCGAGAGCCATCTGTTTCGTCTGGGAAAAACCGGAGATAAATCCTTTCTGCCCCTGCTGCTTCATTACCGCCATTCCGTTGCGCTGTAA
- a CDS encoding AMP-binding protein, whose amino-acid sequence MNKQDTLIRRFKTVVASYGDKPALFSKNGGTEFTAITYQQLYLMVRDLAAGLAGLGIQRGDHIGILSDNRKEWLITDLAAISLGAIDVPRGSDSTAEEYAYILAHADCRIAFVENTAQGEKVASKKEKLPRLEIVICFDPPEELTIPGVQVYSFQEIIDRGAARDDGDKLFSACMEKGDADDVVTIIYTSGTTGEPKGVVLTNRSYIFQLDRIYEFIPLRTEDRFFSVLPSWHSYERAIEYIVINRGASIIYSKPVGAVMLADMAATNPHWMTSVPRIWEAIRAAVLRSINTGSNLKKSLFYFFLTVGQTHFTLLAMVRGLMPQFVKRSRWFDFGVAIVPFLLLTPIKFLGDLLVFRKIKQKLGSNFRAGVSGGGALPPHVDRFFQAAGIKILEGYGLTETAPILSVRKFSSPVPNTIGPLLPDIEYRLIDNDGALVPPGKKGVLYVKSEQIMQGYYKRPETTAEVLRNGWLNTGDIAVMTHKHELKIIGRAKETIVLLGGENIEPIPIEDQLTRSGLIDQTMVVGQDQKFLGALIVPNKEALEQEAKNRGIVYVDADELLEDPEISDIMHDEIQALVNSSRGFKHFERIFRFKLLSRPFEVGRELTQTMKIRRNVVDEIYRREIRELFE is encoded by the coding sequence ATGAACAAACAGGATACCCTCATTCGTCGCTTCAAGACAGTAGTCGCCAGCTACGGAGACAAACCTGCCCTGTTCAGTAAAAACGGAGGCACGGAGTTCACTGCAATAACGTATCAGCAGCTATACCTCATGGTTCGGGATCTCGCGGCGGGGCTCGCAGGGCTCGGGATTCAGCGGGGAGACCACATAGGGATTCTCTCGGACAACCGCAAGGAGTGGCTGATTACAGATCTGGCGGCCATCAGTCTCGGCGCAATCGATGTACCCCGGGGGTCCGACTCCACCGCCGAGGAGTATGCCTACATCCTGGCCCATGCGGACTGCCGCATCGCGTTTGTGGAAAATACGGCTCAAGGGGAGAAAGTCGCTTCAAAAAAGGAGAAACTCCCCAGGCTGGAGATAGTTATCTGCTTTGATCCTCCGGAGGAACTCACGATTCCCGGGGTACAGGTATACTCCTTTCAGGAGATCATCGACAGGGGCGCAGCACGGGATGACGGTGACAAACTATTTTCCGCGTGCATGGAAAAGGGTGATGCCGACGATGTAGTTACCATTATCTACACCTCCGGCACTACCGGAGAACCAAAGGGGGTGGTCCTGACAAACCGCTCCTACATTTTCCAGCTTGACCGCATCTACGAGTTTATTCCCCTGCGTACAGAGGACCGGTTCTTCAGTGTTTTACCCTCATGGCACTCCTATGAACGGGCCATTGAATATATTGTCATTAATCGTGGGGCTTCGATCATCTACTCAAAACCTGTCGGTGCCGTCATGCTTGCAGACATGGCAGCGACCAATCCTCACTGGATGACCTCCGTTCCCCGTATATGGGAGGCTATTCGGGCTGCAGTTCTGCGCAGCATAAATACAGGAAGTAATCTGAAAAAGAGTCTCTTCTATTTTTTTCTTACCGTCGGCCAGACCCACTTTACCCTGCTTGCCATGGTTCGGGGGCTTATGCCCCAGTTCGTAAAGAGGTCCCGCTGGTTCGATTTTGGCGTGGCCATTGTACCTTTTCTGCTCCTGACCCCGATCAAGTTTCTGGGAGATCTGCTTGTTTTCAGGAAAATAAAACAGAAACTTGGCAGTAATTTCCGCGCCGGCGTATCCGGCGGCGGTGCACTGCCTCCCCACGTAGACCGGTTTTTCCAGGCCGCCGGGATTAAAATACTTGAGGGTTATGGACTTACCGAAACCGCACCTATTCTTTCGGTTCGCAAGTTTTCTTCTCCGGTGCCCAATACTATCGGCCCTCTGCTGCCGGATATTGAATACCGGCTCATCGACAACGACGGAGCCCTGGTCCCTCCGGGGAAAAAGGGCGTCCTGTATGTAAAGAGTGAACAGATAATGCAGGGATACTACAAGCGTCCCGAAACAACCGCGGAGGTATTGCGGAACGGCTGGCTGAACACCGGCGATATTGCCGTCATGACCCACAAGCATGAACTGAAGATAATCGGCCGCGCCAAGGAAACAATAGTTCTTCTGGGGGGAGAGAATATCGAACCGATTCCCATCGAAGACCAGCTTACCCGCTCCGGGCTGATTGATCAGACCATGGTGGTCGGCCAGGACCAGAAATTCCTGGGCGCCCTGATTGTACCGAACAAGGAGGCCCTGGAGCAGGAGGCAAAGAACAGGGGCATTGTCTATGTGGATGCCGATGAACTTCTGGAGGATCCGGAAATCTCCGATATAATGCACGATGAAATCCAGGCCCTGGTAAACAGCAGCCGGGGATTCAAGCACTTTGAACGGATTTTCCGCTTCAAACTGCTGTCCCGACCCTTTGAGGTCGGCCGGGAACTGACCCAGACCATGAAGATCCGCAGAAACGTGGTTGATGAAATCTACCGGCGGGAGATTAGGGAGCTTTTTGAATAA
- a CDS encoding thioredoxin family protein, giving the protein MLRTHLFILVVLALFGQGLAADIAELKVFEAPENESSGYIEVRLTIPEGHYQSKDPDFFGMHLSDTGAYRLGEVHYPAPSSVSGESEKSEIKYRGKIILSAPLYDAGGDSGKPELTVFYQLCQDDGLCLFPEKETFFLGVTQAAGSTAGAAQTGIQGVGTILFYLLLAFTGGLLLNVMPCVLPVLSIKALSLVRQSNEDRLRIRSHSLIFGAGVVVSLLIMGVLVVLLKSAGEAVGWGFQFQNPYYIFTLIIVLIVFALSLFDVWILTFTAGPGMTKTVSRGGYPGSFAAGVFTVLLATPCTAPFLGTALGFAFSQSALIIILIFLAVGTGLALPFTLIGFFPSLVRRLPKPGPWMDGFKEAMGLLLLATAVWLFGILVKQLGSENTSSLLFMLLGISSLVWLWGRFGRPSRHRWFRTFTTLALAAGITASLVNLPVSGSDDGSNTEAAAETPDGWSGFSTEAVEAARAEGLPVFIQFTADWCLTCKTNQLTVFSREDVNDRFEELGVARFYGDYTNKNDEIDSWIKRFNKAGVPVYALYPPGREDPVLLPELLTPTNLINTLNNYLAW; this is encoded by the coding sequence ATGCTGCGCACACACCTTTTTATCCTGGTTGTCTTAGCTCTTTTTGGTCAAGGCTTAGCGGCCGATATAGCGGAACTCAAGGTCTTTGAGGCCCCGGAAAACGAAAGCAGCGGCTATATCGAAGTCCGGCTGACGATTCCGGAAGGGCATTATCAGAGCAAAGACCCCGATTTCTTCGGTATGCATTTATCCGATACCGGAGCGTACCGGCTTGGTGAAGTCCACTACCCCGCTCCATCTTCTGTTTCCGGGGAATCTGAGAAAAGCGAGATCAAATACCGGGGAAAGATCATACTCTCTGCGCCCCTGTATGATGCCGGAGGAGACTCAGGCAAGCCGGAGCTCACGGTTTTCTATCAGCTTTGCCAGGATGACGGTTTGTGCCTTTTCCCTGAAAAAGAGACATTCTTCCTGGGCGTAACCCAGGCTGCCGGATCCACAGCCGGAGCGGCGCAGACCGGAATACAGGGAGTCGGCACGATCCTGTTTTACCTGCTTCTCGCTTTTACCGGTGGTCTTCTTTTGAATGTGATGCCCTGCGTTCTGCCGGTGTTGTCCATTAAGGCCCTGAGCCTGGTACGTCAGAGCAACGAGGACCGGCTGCGAATCCGCTCTCACTCCCTGATTTTTGGTGCCGGTGTTGTTGTGAGCCTGCTTATCATGGGTGTGCTGGTGGTCCTGTTAAAAAGCGCAGGAGAGGCAGTGGGCTGGGGGTTTCAGTTTCAGAATCCCTATTACATCTTTACTCTGATTATCGTATTGATAGTTTTTGCCCTTTCCCTCTTTGACGTTTGGATACTCACCTTTACTGCAGGGCCGGGCATGACAAAAACCGTATCCCGAGGCGGGTATCCGGGCTCTTTTGCCGCCGGGGTGTTTACCGTACTCCTTGCAACCCCCTGTACCGCCCCCTTTTTGGGAACGGCCCTTGGATTTGCTTTTTCCCAGAGCGCCCTGATTATCATCCTGATTTTTCTGGCCGTGGGAACCGGTCTTGCCCTCCCCTTTACCCTGATTGGTTTTTTTCCGTCCCTTGTCCGCCGCCTGCCGAAACCAGGTCCCTGGATGGACGGTTTCAAGGAGGCCATGGGCCTGCTTCTTCTGGCAACTGCTGTGTGGCTGTTCGGGATCCTGGTCAAACAGCTTGGAAGTGAGAACACCAGCAGCCTGCTTTTCATGCTTCTTGGTATAAGCAGCCTGGTCTGGCTCTGGGGCCGTTTCGGCCGTCCGTCGCGGCACCGTTGGTTCAGAACCTTTACTACCCTGGCCCTGGCGGCCGGGATTACTGCAAGCCTGGTCAACCTGCCTGTCTCCGGCAGTGATGACGGCAGCAACACCGAGGCAGCGGCCGAAACGCCGGACGGATGGAGCGGTTTCTCGACGGAAGCAGTAGAGGCGGCCCGGGCCGAAGGTCTGCCGGTTTTTATTCAGTTTACCGCCGACTGGTGTCTGACATGTAAAACAAACCAGCTGACTGTTTTTTCCCGGGAGGATGTGAACGACAGATTTGAAGAGCTGGGGGTTGCCCGCTTCTACGGCGACTACACCAATAAAAATGATGAAATCGACAGCTGGATAAAGAGATTCAATAAGGCCGGGGTTCCTGTTTACGCCCTCTACCCACCGGGACGCGAGGATCCGGTTTTATTGCCGGAATTACTGACCCCAACAAACCTTATTAACACATTAAATAACTACCTCGCCTGGTAA
- a CDS encoding TlpA disulfide reductase family protein, whose product MRQTIRILIAIIVFTFFAGLSAQENIPDLDPITGRFYRLGFGVPPQPVDAPDFSIMDLKGNRVSLSSFRGDVVLLNFWATWCPPCRAEMPAMEELYQALQDEGFTIMAVSTRDQRETREKVVQYIGENGYTFPVFFDETAAAVPAFYRTGSIPTSYVINKKGQVIARLVGAFDWNGKEVTALLKDLSAE is encoded by the coding sequence ATGAGACAAACAATACGTATCCTTATTGCCATTATAGTATTCACATTCTTCGCGGGCTTAAGTGCCCAGGAGAATATCCCTGATCTTGACCCCATTACCGGGCGTTTTTACCGCCTTGGATTCGGTGTTCCTCCCCAGCCTGTTGATGCGCCGGACTTCAGCATTATGGATCTTAAAGGGAATCGGGTCTCCCTTTCATCATTCCGGGGAGATGTCGTTCTGTTGAACTTCTGGGCCACCTGGTGTCCTCCCTGCCGCGCGGAAATGCCTGCCATGGAAGAGCTGTATCAGGCGCTGCAGGATGAAGGATTCACAATTATGGCAGTTTCTACCAGGGACCAAAGGGAAACACGGGAGAAGGTTGTGCAATATATCGGAGAGAACGGGTACACCTTCCCGGTTTTCTTTGATGAGACAGCCGCAGCTGTTCCGGCCTTCTATAGAACAGGGAGCATACCGACCAGTTACGTCATCAACAAAAAGGGACAGGTTATCGCCCGTCTTGTCGGGGCCTTCGACTGGAACGGCAAAGAGGTAACAGCTCTGTTGAAAGACCTGAGCGCAGAGTAG
- a CDS encoding CPBP family intramembrane glutamic endopeptidase, giving the protein MSKNYSGFSRILPRLSPDLKQKKGDLFELVLLFSAFFLPGYIFQSREVDPLIFNSAAFHGMYIVQTLPMIALLLFLLHRKGRHWWVPYRITRIRWKDIPLGILTSAALWFFLLPLLVLSSWIFSGSADEAIGIDWELQSTGILPLVLVTSLTTGYWEELFFRSYLDGQLKKIGLTPAKAAAAGILLFASGHLYQGIVPALGTALIGAVLLFIFRQSRSLHRVAIGHGLYNFSVLLLSLVSDFG; this is encoded by the coding sequence ATGTCAAAGAATTATAGCGGATTTTCCCGGATTCTGCCACGTCTTTCACCGGACCTGAAGCAAAAAAAAGGAGATCTGTTCGAACTGGTTCTTCTTTTCTCCGCCTTTTTTCTTCCCGGCTACATTTTCCAGAGCCGGGAGGTAGATCCCCTCATCTTTAACTCCGCTGCGTTTCACGGTATGTACATTGTGCAAACCCTCCCCATGATTGCCCTTCTTCTTTTCCTTCTCCACCGGAAAGGCCGTCACTGGTGGGTTCCGTACCGCATAACCCGTATACGTTGGAAAGACATCCCCCTGGGGATACTCACCAGCGCTGCACTATGGTTTTTTTTGCTGCCTCTTCTGGTTCTTTCCAGCTGGATCTTTTCCGGTTCTGCTGATGAAGCTATCGGGATTGACTGGGAATTACAGAGTACCGGAATCCTGCCTCTTGTTCTGGTAACATCTTTAACCACCGGTTACTGGGAAGAACTCTTCTTCCGATCCTACCTGGACGGACAGCTCAAGAAAATAGGTCTCACCCCGGCCAAAGCAGCAGCAGCCGGGATTCTGCTGTTTGCCTCCGGACATCTTTACCAAGGGATTGTGCCCGCCCTTGGAACAGCGCTTATCGGAGCTGTGCTGCTGTTCATTTTTCGTCAAAGCCGCAGCCTGCACAGGGTTGCCATAGGACATGGACTGTATAACTTTTCTGTGCTTCTGCTGTCTCTTGTTTCAGATTTCGGTTGA
- a CDS encoding PilZ domain-containing protein, with protein MMLVILLVTLLIFILFLRHAGGGSFPWIHFYTKGKESGFSFREINLLRKVAVHNHLENPISLFWSIRQLDRSIRGVMLRFRTEGRENDESSIRFINKLFEFRKKVELSLPKYTLGLKTTRKLTTHQRLKITLPGIGTYNSSVVENLRRYMAISYPEGPKLPPGASWKGQKINVYFWRAEDAGYVFETKVLDDFIEQKYPILHVSHSDNLIRSQKRRSVRVEVRKPAFLYPLASIAQANENEELTSGLRCRLIDVSEDGAAALVGGRAKVGLAVKLQFMLTSSSIVMCGVVKGVTYNQKKNQSVLHIQAVPLSLRQRNKMLSFVYNIFQEREPKARPRKVPAYG; from the coding sequence ATGATGTTGGTAATACTTCTTGTCACTCTCCTGATTTTTATTCTTTTTTTGCGCCATGCAGGGGGGGGTAGTTTTCCTTGGATCCATTTTTATACCAAGGGTAAGGAATCGGGTTTCTCTTTCCGGGAAATCAACCTGCTGCGCAAGGTGGCGGTGCATAATCACCTGGAGAATCCGATATCTCTCTTCTGGTCGATTCGTCAGCTTGATCGTTCCATACGCGGGGTTATGCTCCGTTTCAGGACGGAGGGAAGAGAGAACGATGAGAGCAGCATCCGTTTTATCAATAAACTCTTTGAGTTCCGTAAAAAGGTAGAGCTTTCTCTTCCCAAATACACCCTCGGTCTCAAGACAACAAGAAAACTGACTACTCATCAGCGTCTCAAGATTACCCTTCCGGGAATCGGTACCTACAATTCCTCGGTGGTGGAGAACCTGCGGCGTTATATGGCTATCTCGTATCCGGAAGGTCCCAAATTACCTCCCGGCGCCAGCTGGAAAGGTCAGAAAATTAACGTCTATTTCTGGCGGGCCGAAGACGCGGGCTATGTCTTTGAGACAAAGGTCCTGGATGATTTTATTGAACAGAAATACCCGATCCTGCATGTCTCCCACTCGGACAACCTGATTCGCAGTCAGAAAAGGCGTTCCGTGAGAGTTGAAGTCAGAAAACCGGCATTTCTGTATCCCCTGGCTTCTATTGCCCAGGCTAATGAAAACGAAGAACTAACCAGCGGATTACGCTGCCGCCTTATCGATGTTTCCGAAGACGGTGCCGCTGCCCTGGTCGGCGGCCGGGCGAAAGTAGGCCTGGCGGTAAAACTGCAGTTCATGCTGACAAGCAGCTCCATTGTCATGTGCGGTGTTGTAAAGGGTGTGACATATAATCAGAAAAAGAACCAGTCAGTGCTCCATATTCAGGCAGTCCCCTTGAGTCTGCGGCAGCGGAACAAGATGCTGTCCTTTGTCTACAACATTTTTCAGGAGCGGGAACCGAAGGCACGGCCGCGGAAAGTGCCCGCTTATGGCTAA
- a CDS encoding ComEC/Rec2 family competence protein, translating to MNIDLHYAGWLLLAGTAVCSILLGPLPVVCVAILIAAWGVAVHRLYLARYAILILSISLFLSLNAENQKPWLGLKDAEVLKVRTLRDSRAAGQGSLHFFTVTGLQDHRGNQGQARGAFLGWSRERLDLPWGTELYVSTEKPLDTESLSDLIIVRPRGDGGIIPEKFALRTQWRRLFLQRLKVLPPQAAVLLEALLFGSKQQLLSPMEEGFRQIGCSHLLALSGMHLAVIMTVGAGLLGLLFPGRTARFAVMLVLPWYLFLVGPSPALLRAGIMFSCSVLVHKSTRRLSTQVLLFQSFIFLLLVSPGFLSDRGFQYSFAALTGILILSPQIMTLLVRIMPYFLATGISAGISAYLGSLPVALLAFGATNPAGIAATLVLSPLIWLYLAGGIIFLLLPGISWIGGAARVFFWILYSAIQRCINLFSIVPVLSVSSPWTVVLASGVGLIIAVRLIYLCLHLTMPKIPHSGVEQ from the coding sequence TTGAATATTGATCTCCATTATGCCGGCTGGCTCCTGCTGGCCGGAACAGCCGTCTGTTCTATCCTTCTGGGGCCCCTGCCAGTTGTATGCGTCGCGATATTGATCGCCGCCTGGGGAGTAGCAGTCCATCGACTGTATCTGGCCCGTTACGCAATCTTGATTCTTAGTATATCGCTGTTTTTATCCTTGAACGCGGAAAATCAAAAACCCTGGCTGGGACTGAAGGACGCTGAGGTTTTGAAGGTGCGGACACTTCGGGATTCACGTGCAGCGGGGCAGGGGAGTCTGCATTTCTTTACAGTAACGGGATTGCAGGACCACCGCGGAAATCAGGGCCAGGCCAGGGGAGCATTTCTCGGCTGGAGCAGGGAAAGGCTTGATCTTCCATGGGGTACCGAGCTGTATGTCAGCACGGAAAAGCCCCTTGATACAGAATCATTATCGGATCTGATTATTGTCCGGCCCCGCGGCGATGGCGGGATTATTCCGGAAAAATTTGCCTTGAGGACCCAATGGCGAAGGCTGTTTTTACAGCGGCTCAAGGTACTTCCCCCCCAGGCTGCAGTGCTGCTGGAAGCCCTGCTGTTTGGTTCTAAACAACAGCTTCTTTCTCCAATGGAAGAGGGGTTCCGGCAAATCGGCTGCAGCCATCTTTTAGCCCTTTCGGGGATGCACCTCGCGGTCATCATGACGGTGGGGGCCGGACTTCTTGGCTTGTTGTTCCCCGGCAGGACAGCGCGCTTTGCGGTAATGCTCGTTCTTCCCTGGTATCTCTTTCTTGTCGGCCCTTCTCCGGCACTTTTGCGGGCCGGTATTATGTTTTCCTGTTCCGTACTGGTTCATAAATCGACCCGCAGGTTAAGTACACAGGTCCTGCTCTTTCAGAGTTTTATTTTTCTTCTTCTGGTGAGCCCGGGTTTTCTGTCCGATCGGGGTTTTCAGTATTCCTTTGCTGCCCTTACGGGGATACTTATTCTAAGTCCGCAAATAATGACTCTTCTGGTTCGTATCATGCCCTATTTCCTTGCCACCGGGATCTCCGCCGGCATATCCGCGTACCTCGGTTCTCTTCCCGTCGCTTTACTGGCTTTTGGTGCAACGAATCCTGCAGGAATCGCCGCGACCCTGGTATTGTCTCCCTTGATTTGGTTGTACCTGGCCGGCGGTATCATCTTTTTGCTGCTTCCCGGTATTTCCTGGATAGGCGGGGCAGCCAGAGTATTCTTCTGGATTCTGTATTCGGCAATTCAAAGATGCATTAATCTGTTTTCGATTGTACCTGTCCTTTCTGTATCGTCTCCATGGACGGTAGTTCTTGCCAGCGGAGTAGGGCTGATAATTGCGGTACGATTGATCTATTTATGTCTCCATCTTACAATGCCGAAAATCCCCCACTCGGGAGTTGAGCAGTGA
- the rsmA gene encoding 16S rRNA (adenine(1518)-N(6)/adenine(1519)-N(6))-dimethyltransferase RsmA: MSEKSLWDSKQKIRDLLEEQGIRLKKRFGQNFLVDANHRRRIISALELSKGDKVWEIGPGIGSLTHVLIAKSCDLTVFEIDHGLIRILRDLFDSSISIVEGDFLKTFKETARSTATPERIIGNLPYSSGSIMIASLVEEDLLPEIAVFTLQKEVADRMLALPGGKDYSSFSLVCQFRSRVEKICDLGGNAFFPPPQVVSSVVRLRRRPDASTGNLPDYFTAVHDLFRSRRKTAANNLKNGGLSSRYGWDTLQKAAERSSLDLGRRGETFSREEVLGFVETLSGIRPASGL, from the coding sequence GTGAGTGAAAAGAGTCTTTGGGATTCAAAGCAGAAGATCCGTGACCTGCTGGAAGAGCAGGGAATTCGCTTAAAAAAAAGGTTTGGACAAAATTTTCTTGTAGACGCCAATCACAGGCGACGGATCATCTCTGCTTTAGAGCTGTCAAAAGGAGATAAGGTATGGGAAATCGGACCGGGTATCGGCTCCCTGACTCATGTACTTATTGCAAAGAGCTGCGATTTGACTGTTTTCGAGATAGATCATGGTCTGATTCGTATATTGAGGGATCTTTTCGATTCATCAATAAGCATTGTGGAAGGGGACTTTCTTAAAACCTTCAAAGAAACAGCCCGAAGCACAGCTACTCCGGAACGGATCATCGGGAATCTGCCGTATTCCTCCGGTTCAATAATGATTGCTTCCCTTGTCGAGGAGGACCTTCTGCCGGAAATTGCGGTCTTTACCCTGCAGAAGGAGGTAGCTGACCGTATGCTGGCTCTTCCCGGCGGAAAGGATTATTCATCCTTTTCTCTTGTTTGTCAGTTCAGAAGCAGGGTGGAGAAAATTTGCGATCTGGGCGGGAATGCATTTTTTCCGCCTCCTCAGGTGGTTTCCAGTGTTGTGCGACTTCGGCGGCGGCCGGATGCTTCAACAGGTAATCTGCCGGACTATTTTACTGCTGTGCATGACCTGTTTCGCTCCCGGCGCAAGACTGCTGCCAATAATCTGAAAAACGGAGGTCTGAGCAGCCGCTACGGCTGGGATACGCTGCAAAAGGCGGCGGAGAGATCAAGCCTCGACCTTGGACGGAGGGGGGAGACCTTTTCCCGGGAAGAGGTTCTTGGCTTTGTTGAGACTCTCTCCGGTATCCGGCCTGCCTCGGGTCTCTGA
- a CDS encoding RHS repeat domain-containing protein, whose translation MKFKLPIYFLYSLLIGFLLFACASTGKGTEEPLTVEAPEELEATVEIVSVPVLQSESFYIGEDVLESEKTYNYEGTRLTSIDMTNSFGEPVEEVRFEYGQTDQPVKRSVYGPEGTLASVRVYTYDEQGNLVREELYNRNDQLQTISEYEYDQDGRRLRWTVKDGGGSLMAYTEYVYEDGNNTRINTFSADGLLRDYFIRTFSKDKLILEEKFNEKGGSAGKVEYNYSGDRLVREDVFRSNGSLERSVDYEYDDKASVVKEIYLRADDTVEQLIVRTYNYREEERAIEK comes from the coding sequence ATGAAGTTCAAGCTTCCAATCTATTTTTTATATTCGCTTTTAATCGGTTTTCTGCTGTTCGCGTGTGCAAGCACCGGAAAAGGTACCGAGGAACCCCTTACAGTGGAAGCTCCTGAAGAGCTGGAAGCTACTGTCGAGATAGTCAGCGTCCCTGTCCTGCAGAGTGAGAGCTTTTACATTGGCGAAGATGTCCTGGAATCGGAAAAAACCTATAACTACGAAGGCACCAGGCTGACCTCTATTGATATGACCAACTCCTTTGGGGAGCCTGTAGAAGAGGTTCGCTTCGAATATGGCCAGACAGATCAGCCGGTTAAACGTTCAGTATATGGTCCCGAGGGAACTCTTGCTTCAGTTCGTGTTTATACCTACGATGAACAGGGAAATCTTGTTCGCGAAGAACTCTATAACCGGAACGATCAACTGCAGACGATTTCCGAGTATGAGTATGATCAGGACGGCAGGCGTCTGCGATGGACTGTAAAAGACGGTGGGGGCTCTCTAATGGCCTATACCGAATACGTATACGAAGACGGAAACAACACGAGAATCAACACCTTTTCTGCCGATGGACTGCTGCGGGACTATTTTATCCGTACTTTTTCTAAAGACAAGTTGATACTGGAGGAGAAATTCAACGAAAAGGGTGGCTCCGCCGGCAAAGTCGAGTATAATTACTCGGGCGATCGGCTGGTTCGTGAGGATGTTTTCCGTTCTAACGGATCCCTGGAACGGAGTGTGGACTATGAATATGACGATAAGGCAAGTGTCGTAAAGGAAATCTATCTCCGTGCCGACGACACAGTCGAGCAGCTCATAGTCCGGACCTATAACTATCGCGAAGAAGAGCGCGCTATCGAAAAATAG